One genomic window of Cannabis sativa cultivar Pink pepper isolate KNU-18-1 chromosome 2, ASM2916894v1, whole genome shotgun sequence includes the following:
- the LOC133033970 gene encoding uncharacterized protein LOC133033970, whose amino-acid sequence MDEANPFIETTHPNLEGRMVNSLMKVDKIEWDSEVISDVLNDRDQALVWKIPLSEASAHDDWFWLKDSKGMFTVKSAYRLQHGQSGQPIHIFSSDLWKKLWTLNLPPKVLNFLWRVCSNCLPTKFMLSTKHVQIDTSCPLCSAAPETALHLLVRCSFAKSCWQQTCVPIVAPAAMTFGSWFEEGFSRWSEVVCVEAAMTLWALWKVRNEVVWNSVSPSFDEVIHMAKVNYSDWCNTQRFESESHTELHNGWPEKWCPPNFPSIKVNVDSALFALEGRFGVGLVARDAAGLVIQAVTLLKMGSLQPHEVEAIGIKEALSWIKTNGWNGVILESDCLRVISNIQCNKYMVSKAFCAEIGNISFSFVKRSANRVAHCLARSSLLEADHTFNRFTLPFVISSLVLDDLK is encoded by the coding sequence ATGGATGAGGCTAATCCTTTTATAGAAACTACTCACCCGAATCTTGAAGGGAGAATGGTCAACTCACTGATGAAAGTTGACAAAATAGAATGGGATAGTGAGGTTATTTCTGATGTCTTAAATGATAGAGATCAAGCGCTCGTATGGAAGATTCCTTTATCTGAGGCAAGCGCACATGACGATTGGTTCTGGTTGAAAGATAGCAAAGGTATGTTTACTGTGAAGAGTGCTTATAGATTGCAACATGGGCAAAGTGGACAGCCTATTCATATTTTTTCTTCTGATCTGTGGAAGAAGTTGTGGACATTAAATCTGCCCCCTAAAGTCCTTAACTTTTTATGGCGTGTGTGCTCCAATTGTCTTCCAACCAAGTTTATGTTGTCCACAAAACATGTGCAAATTGATACAAGCTGCCCTTTGTGTTCTGCTGCACCAGAAACGGCACTGCACCTGTTGGTGCGTTGTAGCTTTGCTAAAAGCTGCTGGCAGCAGACTTGTGTTCCGATTGTGGCTCCTGCTGCAATGACCTTTGGTAGCTGGTTTGAAGAAGGGTTCTCAAGGTGGAGTGAGGTTGTTTGTGTGGAGGCGGCAATGACTCTTTGGGCGTTGTGGAAGGTTCGTAATGAGGTGGTGTGGAATTCGGTTTCTCCTTCTTTTGATGAGGTAATTCACATGGCAAAAGTGAATTACTCGGACTGGTGCAATACACAGCGGTTCGAGTCAGAGTCTCATACAGAGCTTCATAATGGTTGGCCGGAGAAATGGTGTCCCCCAAACTTTCCTAGCATCAAAGTTAATGTCGACAGCGCGCTTTTTGCTTTGGAGGGTCGTTTTGGGGTGGGATTGGTGGCTCGGGATGCTGCGGGTTTGGTCATTCAGGCTGTTACTTTGTTGAAAATGGGTTCGCTTCAGCCACATGAAGTTGAGGCTATTGGAATCAAAGAAGCCTTGAGTTGGATCAAGACCAATGGATGGAATGGTGTAATTTTGGAATCGGATTGTTTAAGGgttatttctaatattcaatgtaataaatatatggtctcTAAGGCTTTCTGTGCCGAGATTGGTAACATCTCTTTTAGTTTTGTGAAGCGATCTGCGAATAGGGTAGCGCATTGTTTGGCCCGATCCTCTCTTCTTGAGGCTGATCATACGTTTAATAGATTTACTTTACCTTTTGTAATTTCTTCGTTGGTTTTGGATGATTTAAAGTAA
- the LOC115719154 gene encoding uncharacterized protein LOC115719154: protein MSNPYMNEDEDEDEDEDEVSSGHTVGPIIPSRGLRQGDPISPYLFLICAEGLSALIQSFEERKLIHECKVANGAPIVSHMFFTDDSFLYCRATEREVANVQHLLDLFADASGQRVNFDKSSVFFSTNTNSRMRQAIFQRLRIREAEENSKYLGLPSSIGRNKIAAFSYVVDKVQKRIQTWDNKFLSRAGKEILIKAVVQVLSAYTMNMFLLPLGICQQVESAISRFWWKSNKSNGIHWLSWDKLASHKFDGGMGFRDFRDFIFRY from the exons atgagTAATCCTTACATgaatgaagatgaagatgaagatgaagatgaagatgaag TCAGTAGTGGACATACGGTGGGGCCTATTATTCCTAGTAGAGGGCTCCGTCAGGGCGACCCCATATCACCTTACCTTTTTCTCATTTGTGCAGAAGGTCTGTCAGCTCTTATTCAAAGCTTTGAGGAAAGGAAGCTCATACATGAGTGTAAAGTGGCCAATGGTGCTCCTATTGTATCACATATGTTTTTTACAGACGATAGTTTTCTTTACTGTCGAGCCACAGAGAGGGAAGTTGCTAATGTTCAGCATTTGCTTGATCTCTTTGCTGATGCTTCGGGGCAAAGAGTCAATTTTGACAAATCCTCTGTTTTTTTCAGTACTAATACGAATAGTCGAATGAGGCAAGCTATTTTTCAACGGCTGAGAATTAGAGAGGCTGAGGAAAATAGCAAATATCTTGGGCTCCCTAGCTCTATTGGCAGAAATAAGATTGCAGCGTTCAGTTATGTGGTGGACAAGGTGCAAAAGAGGATTCAGACTTGGGATAATAAATTTCTCTCAAGAGCTGGCAAGGAAATCCTAATCAAAGCGGTTGTTCAAGTTTTGTCGGCGTATACTATGAATATGTTCTTACTCCCTTTGGGAATTTGCCAACAGGTGGAAAGTGCTATTAGTAGATTTTGGTGGAAGTCTAATAAATCCAACGGAATACATTGGTTGAGTTGGGATAAACTTGCTTCTCATAAGTTCGATGGTGGGATGGGATTTCGGGACTTTCGTGATTTCATCTTTCGTTATTAG
- the LOC115720884 gene encoding F-box/FBD/LRR-repeat protein At2g04230-like has protein sequence MDNQGMNKMAKTTSSSSSMVEDDDRISKLPDPLIIHILSSLPTEQVVRTCILSKRWNHIWYSVPTLFFSNNITNISTHRTAKNEVVRKQGRDKFYSCVEKYLEHRKKGMHSIVDSVILTSFTLKMKGYYQTSKAEVLDKWLAFAVENKVKEMYLWIDRDEACDGEDMYDYVFYCLPKIIESARYLTDLELNGVELDTSNFDFPSLKALSLVYVRSSCAVKNGEAFKFLLGCPSLEKLRLHKYYFKRVSSFTEDEVRLESLSLKFLELRDTRYRKLEVEAMNLESLVLIGVTEYEIDISACKKIRNLSLDDNGRNFNLSLHDLISSSPLLENLTLNFCYNYNNHFKISGQNLKSFIFKNCCLNKKRIKSKIKVTIESTPKLEYFYYEGHIDLNMSIEPSNSLNGKIVLFEKDHHVYEGYDAVWFTDLLNFLLNLNCSWNTVILHAKNFESLTWPEKLKKVCRSPLLKWKHLKVNIEYGYAFGVSRKKILALKDSLLWISPSLETLSIDGRKIKIL, from the exons ATGGATAATCAGGGTATGAATAAAATGGCTAAAAccacatcatcatcatcatcaatggTTGAAGATGATGACAGAATTTCGAAACTTCCTGATCCACTCATCATTCACATCCTATCGTCTCTCCCAACTGAACAAGTGGTTCGAACATGCATTCTTTCAAAGCGTTGGAATCACATCTGGTATTCAGTTCCCACACTCTTTTTCTccaataatattactaatattAGTACCCATCGTACTGCTAAAAATGAAGTTGTTAGGAAACAGGGCCGAGATAAGTTTTACAGTTGTGTTGAAAAATATTTGGAACACCGTAAGAAAGGTATGCATTCTATCGTTGATTCAGTCATATTAACTAGTTTTACACTTAAAATGAAGGGTTACTATCAAACAAGTAAGGCTGAGGTTCTAGATAAATGGTTAGCTTTTGCGGTTGAGAATAAGGTTAAGGAAATGTATCTATGGATAGACAGAGATGAAGCTTGTGATGGTGAGGATATGTATGATTATGTCTTCTACTGCTTACCTAAAATAATAGAGAGTGCAAGATATTTGACTGATTTGGAGTTGAATGGGGTTGAGTTGGATACTTCTAATTTTGATTTTCCATCACTAAAAGCTTTGTCATTGGTATATGTTAGGAGTTCATGTGCTGTAAAGAATGGAGAGGCGTTTAAGTTTTTGTTGGGTTGTCCTTCTCTTGAGAAATTGCGGTtacataaatattatttcaagCGCGTTTCCTCATTTACTGAGGATGAGGTTCGATTGGAAAGTTTAAGCCTCAAGTTCTTGGAACTGAGAGATACACGATATCGTAAATTAGAAGTTGAAGCCATGAATCTCGAATCTTTGGTACTAATTGGTGTTACCGAGTACGAAATAGATATCTCTGCTTGCAAGAAAATAAGAAATCTCTCATTAGATGATAATGGTCGTAATTTCAACCTATCATTACATGATCTTATTTCTAGTAGTCCTCTTCTTGAGAATTTGACTTTGAATTTCtgctataattataataatcattttaaaaTCTCGGGTCAGAACTTAAAAAGTTTCATTTTCAAGAATTGTTGCTTAAACAAGAAGAGGATCAAGAGCAAGATTAAGGTTACAATTGAATCAACTCCGAAATTGGAATACTTTTATTATGAAGGTCATATCGATTTAAACATGTCAATAGAGCCATCGAATTcgttaaatggaaaaattgtgCTTTTTGAGAAGGATCATCATGTATATGAGGGCTATGATGCAGTTTGGTTTACAGATTTGTTAAATTTTCTTTTGAATCTCAATTGCTCTTGGAATACTGTAATCCTACATGCTAAAAATTTCGAG TCTCTCACTTGGCCAGAAAAGTTGAAGAAGGTATGTCGTTCTCCTTTGCTTAAATGGAAGCATCTCAAAGTTAATATTGAATATGGATATGCCTTCGGTGTTAGTCGTAAAAAAATATTAGCTTTGAAGGACTCCTTGCTGTGGATTTCACCTTCTTTAGAGACATTATCTATTGATGGAAGGAAGATCAAGATATTGTAA
- the LOC115720886 gene encoding uncharacterized protein LOC115720886 gives MVKAYKQEYTYRHPWERVTSASWRKFADPENKRTLSHILEVDTLNHKLDSNSGKLYTTRAITIHAPGPWFVRKIIGQDICHCVESTVVDGHSRSMQLTTRNISLQKFIEVQEKIRYDPHPDNPDSWTLCRQETSIQIKPLSALASMAEKVEQRCAERFVQNSAKGREVMERICKYLEAESGGISL, from the coding sequence ATGGTTAAAGCATACAAACAAGAGTATACATACAGGCACCCGTGGGAGCGTGTAACTTCTGCATCTTGGCGAAAATTTGCTGACCCCGAGAACAAACGAACCTTATCCCATATCCTTGAAGTTGATACACTCAATCACAAGCTTGACTCTAATTCTGGAAAGCTTTACACAACTCGTGCTATCACTATCCATGCCCCTGGACCGTGGTTTGTTCGCAAAATCATCGGCCAGGATATCTGTCATTGTGTTGAATCAACCGTTGTAGATGGTCATTCACGGTCGATGCAATTGACCACTCGTAATATCAGCCTTCAGAAGTTCATAGAAGTGCAGGAGAAGATTCGGTATGATCCCCATCCAGATAATCCAGATAGTTGGACGCTGTGTCGACAGGAGACTAGCATTCAGATAAAGCCTTTGTCGGCATTGGCATCAATGGCGGAGAAGGTGGAACAGCGATGTGCTGAGAGATTTGTGCAAAATAGTGCCAAGGGTAGAGAGGTTATGGAGAGGATCTGTAAGTATCTCGAGGCCGAGTCGGGCGGTATTTCTCTTTGA
- the LOC115719867 gene encoding uncharacterized protein LOC115719867, giving the protein MEEIKQLDKAAYDWLMEAGPQHWSRSHFRTHPKCDILLNNLCETFNGISAVLVARERPILSMLERIRIYLLKRLTRNRHSTLKWESNIAPRIQEILEKNKDIASGHISLKSSDFIYQIQTMHGSLYYVDLKEMKCSCRKWDLTGIPCSHAVAAIWNKHGEPENYVSKWYTKEYYLKAYGHQIFPIRNQDQWPKSGKVGIVKPISKVQPGKPKRSRKLELDEMVPPTRTKMKRRYIIIKCSGSGAKGHNFRTCVRNKEKNSVAPRYKHKTGKKKIVASQLGQLGQEVNMQSSSISQHHQ; this is encoded by the exons ATGGAAGAGATAAAGCAGCTTGATAAGGCTGCCTATGATTGGTTAATGGAAGCAGGACCCCAACATTGGAGCAGGTCACATTTTAGGACTCATCCGAAGTGTGACATTCTTCTGAACAACTTGTGCGAGACATTCAATGGGATCTCAGCAGTATTAGTAGCAAGAGAGAGACCGATATTGTCCATGTTGGAAAGGATTAGAATTTATCTACTCAAAAGACTTACCAGGAATAGGCATTCGACATTGAAGTGGGAGTCGAACATTGCACCAAGGATACAAGAAATTCTTGAGAAGAACAAGGACATAGCTAGTGGACATATCTCATTGAAGTCTTCAGACTTTATCTACCAAATTCAAACCATGCACGGAAGCTTGTATTATGTAGACTTGAAGGAGATGAAGTGCTCTTGTAGAAAGTGGGATCTCACTGGAATTCCATGTAGTCATGCAGTAGCTGCCATATGGAATAAACATGGGGAACCAGAAAATTATGTAAGTAAATGGTACACAAAAGAGTATTATTTGAAGGCTTATGGACATCAAATATTTCCAATTAGGAATCAAGATCAGTGGCCTAAAAGTGGTAAGGTTGGAATAGTGAAGCCTATTTCCAAAGTTCAACCGGGTAAACCAAAAAGAAGTAGAAAACTTGAGCTTGATGAAATGGTGCCACCAACAAGAACTAAAATGAAGCGAAGGTACATCATAATAAAATGTTCAGGATCTGGTGCAAAGGGTCATAACTTTAGGACGTGTGTAAGAAACAAGGAAAAGAATTCA GTTGCACCAAGATATAAACATAAAActggaaagaaaaaaattgtggCATCACAACTTGGGCAGCTAGGTCAAGAAGTCAACATGCAAAGCTCATCAATTTCTCAGCATCACCAATGA
- the LOC115719153 gene encoding FBD-associated F-box protein At4g10400-like — protein sequence MDSITISSMGDDRFSKLPNSLIIHILSFLPTKDVVTTCLLSKRWKLIWYSVPTIFFSNNISHRLISVVEWKHNRKKFYNYVEKYLEHRKKGMYFIVDSVITSFNLNMKGTYQRSKTHILDKWLAFAVENKIKELYLSIGRAYNNGDNIESFYCLPKIIDNARFLTILELNAVRLDTTSHLFSFPSLKTLSLERIQQSNTSKDHDVVFKFLLGCPSLEKLRLHNYEFLCGDDKPPLQSLSLEVLELIDTENVNGLQVEAVNLESLILSGVSVCNINLSSCEKIRNLSVNDTSDVFQLSLNALISKIPQLENFTLNTWYAYDPYDDPLRISGQWLKSFNFKNCHFEPCNITIESAPKLEYFCYEGCLDLSISIEPSNSLSGKIVISKEDDGYDTTWYIDMMNFLLNLNCSWNTLTLHIKEYEALIWPKKLKRVCRSPLLNWKHLRVITNDSNPERISDLKNSLMWISPSLETLFIDNKQIF from the exons ATGGATTCAATAACAATATCATCAATGGGTGATGACAGATTTTCGAAATTACCCAATTCATTGATCATTCACATCCTATCGTTTCTTCCAACTAAAGATGTGGTTACAACATGTCTTCTTTCGAAACGATGGAAACTCATTTGGTACTCAGTTCCCACAATCTTTTTCTCGAATAATATTAGTCATAGACTTATTAGTGTAGTTGAATGGAAACATAATCGAAAAAAGTTTTATAATTATGTTGAAAAATATTTGGAACACCGCAAAAAAGGTATGTATTTTATCGTCGATTCAGTCATAACTAGTTTTAACCTTAACATGAAGGGTACCTATCAAAGAAGTAAGACTCACATTTTGGATAAATGGTTAGCTTTTGCAGTTGAGAATAAGATTAAGGAATTGTATCTATCTATAGGTCGAGCTTATAATAATGGTGATAATATTGAGTCTTTTTATTGCTTACCTAAGATAATAGACAATGCAAGATTTTTGACTATTTTGGAGTTGAATGCAGTGAGGTTGGATACCACTTCTCATTTGTTTAGTTTTCCATCTTTGAAAACTTTGTCATTGGAAAGAATTCAACAATCAAATACTTCAAAAGATCATGATGTTGTGTTTAAGTTTTTGTTGGGTTGTCCTTCTCTTGAGAAATTGCGACTACATAATTATGAGTTTTTGTGCGGTGATGATAAGCCTCCACTACAAAGTTTAAGCCTCGAGGTCTTGGAATTgatagatacagaaaatgtaaatgGTTTACAAGTTGAAGCCGTAAATCTTGAATCTTTGATACTAAGCGGTGTTTCTGTGTGCAATATAAATCTCTCTAGTTGCGAGAAAATTCGAAATCTCTCAGTTAATGATACTAGTGATGTTTTCCAATTATCATTAAATGCTCTTATTTCTAAAATTCCTCAGCTTGAGAATTTTACTTTGAACACTTGGTATGCATATGATCCCTATGACGATCCTCTCAGAATCTCTGGACAATGGttgaaaagttttaattttaagaatTGTCACTTTGAACCGTGCAATATTACAATTGAATCAGCTCCGAAATTAGAATACTTTTGTTACGAAGGTTGTCTCGATCTAAGCATATCAATAGAGCCATCGAATTCCTTGAGTGGAAAAATTGTGATTTCTAAGGAAGATGATGGCTATGATACAACTTGGTATATTGATATGATGAATTTTCTTTTGAATCTCAATTGCTCTTGGAATACTCTTACCCTACATATTAAAGAATATGAG GCTCTCATTTGgccaaaaaaattgaagagggtATGCCGATCTCCATTGCTTAATTGGAAGCATCTCAGAGTTATTACTAATGATAGTAATCCCGAAAGAATATCAGATTTGAAGAACTCGTTAATGTGGATTTCACCTTCTTTAGAAACATTGTTTATTGACAATAAGCAGATATTTTAG
- the LOC133033974 gene encoding F-box/LRR-repeat protein At3g58900-like, with protein sequence MVGNDDDRISKLPDTLIHHILSFLPTQEVVRTCLLSKRWKLIWYLVPTIFFPYSTITYCSEVERKQVIEKFYIYLEKYLEHRKKGMYFIDNSVVLTSFKLEMLVYYKKSKAGVVDKWLAFAVENKVKEINLTIGEDRDNGGYYYCLPKILDNARYLTILQLYGVELDTSHSFNFPLLKTLSLIRVQSDTGEDDVVFKFLLCSPSLEKLRLCYYEFLRIGDKSLLQSLSLKFLELTDFSSCKKIRNLSFDDTSDDLRLSLNALISNNPLLENLTLCTDGKIRIESAPELEYFYYGGHMDLSISIDISNSLSGKVVICERGYNNGYDGSCNPERISDLKNSLLWISPSLETLSINKMQIL encoded by the exons ATGGTGGGTAATGATGATGACAGAATTTCGAAACTACCTGATACACTGATTCATCACATCCTATCGTTTCTCCCAACTCAAGAAGTGGTTCGGACATGCCTTCTTTCAAAGCGTTGGAAGCTTATATGGTATTTAGTTCCCACAATCTTTTTTCCCTATAGTACTATTACCTATTGTAGTGAAGTTGAACGGAAACAGGTGATAGAAAAGTTTTacatttatcttgaaaaatatttGGAACACCGCAAGAAAGGCATGTATTTTATCGACAATTCAGTTGTACTAACTAGTTTTAAGCTTGAAATGTTAGTTTACTATAAAAAAAGTAAGGCTGGGGTCGTAGATAAATGGTTAGCTTTTGCAGTTGAGAATAAAGTTAAGGAAATAAATCTTACCATAGGCGAAGACAGAGACAACGGAGGTTATTACTACTGCTTACCCAAAATACTTGACAATGCAAGATATTTGACTATTTTGCAGTTGTATGGAGTAGAGCTGGATACTTCTCATTCATTTAATTTCCCATTACTGAAAACTTTGTCATTGATAAGGGTTCAATCAGATACTGGCGAGGATGATGTGGTATTTAAGTTTCTGTTGTGTTCTCCTTCTCTTGAGAAATTGCGTTTATGTTATTATGAATTCTTGCGCATTGGTGATAAGAGCCTACTGCAAAGTTTAAGCCTCAAGTTCTTGGAACTGACAG ATTTttcttcttgcaagaaaattagAAATCTCTCATTTGATGATACTAGTGATGATTTACGTTTATCACTAAATGCTCTTATTTCTAATAATCCTCTTCTTGAGAATTTGACTTTGTGTACCG ATGGAAAGATTAGAATTGAATCTGCTCCTGAATTAGAATACTTCTATTATGGAGGTCATATGGATCTAAGCATATCAATAGATATATCTAATTCCTTGAGTGGAAAAGTTGTGATTTGTGAGAGAGGATATAATAATGGCTATGATGGATCTTG TAATCCTGAAAGAATATCAGATTTGAAGAACTCGTTGTTGTGGATTTCGCCTTCTTTAGAAACATTGTCCATTAACAAAATGCAGA